The proteins below are encoded in one region of Oncorhynchus gorbuscha isolate QuinsamMale2020 ecotype Even-year linkage group LG01, OgorEven_v1.0, whole genome shotgun sequence:
- the dennd11 gene encoding DENN domain-containing protein 11 has product MVEQSDRAPLLDWEEIPPNELTQAVPAPAKENGSESNPPDGRYLGSTALAIGWNTSSGGPVSVTTIPSVNRSPHLDHPGQWGVPSPIHVDSRISLKERLGWEEKDQIVAVFVVTFDTRSGNMVEWCLPQDVNLDGVEFKSMASGSHRIAKDFIYFRKGCYFGLACFANMPVESELERGARMKSVGILSPSYTLLYRYMHFLENQVRHQLQCPGSYSPLEAFYEDKKAVLPPAGNGLVTACPTSAWVPAINRCMHPEMKITHPAGCMSQFIHFFGEQIMVLWKFALLRKRILIFSPPPVGVVCYRVYCCCSLANISIPGIGVSVPEFRPFFYINVADIAALATEMSYVACTTEKIFEEKKELYDVYVDNQNVKTHRDSLQPLLRLNGVDREKYRKLSEQRQLLLYTQEVDGDCTSNEEDLFILFFMEQNNRIFQTLSEVAASADPTLTAEHVRAMGLDPQADRTFLVDLLELYGIDAMLVIDNPCCP; this is encoded by the exons ATGGTCGAGCAGTCGGATCGCGCTCCACTGCTCGACTGGGAGGAGATTCCACCAAACGAACTGACCCAGGCGGTTCCCGCTCCAGCAAAAGAAAATGGATCGGAATCAAATCCGCCAGACGGCCGCTATCTGGGCAGCACCGCGCTCGCCATCGGGTGGAACACTAGCTCTGGGGGTCCAGTAAGTGTAACAACCATTCCCAGCGTGAACAGGAGCCCTCACCTTGACCACCCTGGCCAATGGGGTGTTCCCAGCCCCATCCATGTCGACTCTAGAATATCTCTGAAAGAACGACTGGGATGGGAGGAAAAGGACCAAATAGTGGCTGTGTTTGTGGTAACCTTTGACACAAGATCAG GCAACATGGTGGAATGGTGCTTACCCCAAGACGTGAATCTTGACGGAGTGGAATTCAAGTCAATGGCGAGCGGATCACACAGAATCGCCAAGGACTTCAT ATATTTCCGTAAAGGCTGCTACTTTGGGCTGGCTTGTTTTGCTAACATGCCTGTTGAGAGTGAATTGGAGAGAGGGGCGCGGATGAAATCTGTGGGTATTCTGTCTCCCTCTTACACCCTCCTATATCGCTACATGCACTTTCTGGAGAACCAGGTTAG acaccagCTCCAGTGCCCTGGCTCGTATTCTCCTCTGGAGGCCTTCTATGAAGATAAGAAAGCTGTGCTGCCCCCAGCAGGGAACGGCCTTGTCACTGCTTGTCCAACCAGTGCTTGGGTCCCAGCCATCAACCGCTGCATGCACCCAGAGATGAAG ATCACCCACCCGGCCGGCTGCATGTCCCAGTTCATCCACTTCTTTGGGGAGCAGATCATGGTGCTGTGGAAGTTTGCCCTGCTCAGAAAACGAATCCTTATCTTCTCCCCACCACCTGTGGGTGTCGTGTGCTACAGGG TGTACTGCTGTTGCTCTCTGGCCAACATCTCTATACCTGGGATAGGTGTGTCTGTGCCTGAGTTCCGCCCCTTCTTCTACATCAATGTGGCAGACATTGCTGCCCTGGCAACAGAGATGTCATACGTGGCTT gtacGACAGAGAAGATCTTTGAGGAGAAGAAGGAGCTGTATGATGTGTATGTTGATAACCAGAATGTGAAGACACACAGAGATAGCCTTCAGCCACTACTCCGGCTGAATGGGGTGGACCGGGAGAAGTATAGGAAACTCAGCGAACAGAG GCAACTGCTACTTTACACTCAGGAGGTGGATGGAGACTGCACATCAAATGAGGAGGACCTCTTTATCCT ATTTTTCATGGAGCAGAATAACCGTATCTTCCAGACTCTATCGGAGGTGGCGGCGAGTGCGGACCCCACCCTGACGGCAGAGCACGTGAGGGCAATGGGGCTGGACCCTCAGGCAGACCGCACTTTCCTGGTGGACCTGCTGGAGCTCTATGGCATTGATGCCATGCTGGTCATCGATAACCCCTGCTGCCCCTGA